ACTGTCAGGACCGGAAAAGATCTCCTGCCAGCGAAAACCGTCAATGGTTACAAGGATGACATTTTCCGTCTTGAGCTTCTGCCCGGCATGGATCGACACAGACAGAGAAATGAGAAGGAAAAGAACTGCTGCGAGCAACCCGTTCTTGACCACCCTTTCTGATCCCTGCCTGGAAGAAATCATCTCACTCTATCACCATTCTTTCCAGAAAGCGTTGCACTTTTGAGATATCGCCCCTGCTTGTGAGGTCAGGCACCTCTTCCGCCATGGGGATGGTGTAAACGGCGCGAGGATGTTTTGCTATCATCATCTTGATTGCTGTCGGCAGCTCTTTCTCCTGCCGTTCAGGATGGAGGGGGCAGGCCTCCAGTTCGGGGAGGATTGCATCCTGGTCGAGGCGAAAAATATTCATGCTGACGCCGACCCTTCCGGCACTGTCTCTGGCCTTTTCTACCTCCTCCGCATTCGGCTTCTCCACGATATCGGTCAGAAATCCTTCACGATCCTTCCAGATAACAGCAAACGCGTTTACCCGTTCCGGCTCCACCCCCAGGGCGTCGCGGTCATAGTCGATCATTGCGTTGTGATGGTCGTCTTTAAGAAGAGCCTCCAGTGACGCCGACGAATAGAGATTATCGCTGTTGCAGATAGTAAACTTCTGCCTGTTCCAATCGCCGCGGGACCTAAGTCCCTGTAAGACGGCATCGGCAGTGCCCAACGGTTTGAACCGCCCTTCAGGAATTGTCTGCCTTGCGAAACTGAGCTTCAGTCCCCAGACATCCCGACCGAAGTAATAAGGCTCGGTGACCTCGTCACGTTCATTGAGGACGAGTACCACGTCTTTATACCGCGCTTCGGAAGCATTGAACAGGAGATAATCGAGGAACGGGCGGCCCCCTTCACCGACGCTGATCATCGCCTTGGGCCTCATGCTTGCCTCTCTCACCAGTTTCCTGCTGAGACTTACCTCTCCCGTCGCGGTTCTCTTCATGCGCGATGAAATTCCCGCCGCCAGAATTACCATATTCCTATCCATCTTTTACCGACCCTTTATCCACATGAACAATATAGGCCTTTCCTCCCGCTTGCTCGATAGCAGCCGCCACTTCTTCCGCACTGTCTGGCGCATAGGCGAACATACAACCTCCACCCCCTGAGCCGTTGATCTTACCACCGTGTGCACCAGCCCCCATGGCCACCTCCAGCATTGTTTCAATTTTTTCCGTTGAAACACCAAGAGTATCGCGGAGAATGGCATGCTGCCGGTTCAACAAATCGCCTAATCTTATTTCGTCTATATCTTCATTTAATAAATCCAACCCTTCAGAAGTAATATCCCGGTTGAGAAGGGTCTCAGTTAGAAGGGTCATCTCTTCTTCAGAAAGATTCTCTATTTCGGCAACCTCATGGGACGTTGCTGTGTGAAGAGAAAAATCCCTGTTTTTTGATTGTATTTTGAACACCAGATCCATCACCCGCTCTTTCGATCGCGAAAGAACCGCCTGGGTATCTTTTTTCTCCAGTGAATCTCCCAACACAAACGAACCTAACCTGCACGACAATTTTTCTACAACCATTTCAGGCTCAGACGCGATATAAACAACACCACCCACCGCACTTGTGTAGTGATCCATCAGACCCCCGGCTTCATCAAATTCCTGTACCTCAGCCCGGTATGCCAGATCCGCCAATACCCTTGGCTCCAACTCCTCCGCCTGGTCACTCATGGCAGACAGATAGTTGATCCAAGATACCACCATGGCTGAAGAACTTGACGTCCCTGACTGAACGGGAATATTCCCTTTAACTACGCAGTCACAGCCGTTCGAAAAGGTAAATCCATCTTTTCTCATTGTATTGATGCCGCTTTTGAAATAATCAGCTTCTTTCGTGTAAGTAAGGTCGCCTTCCATAGAAAATGTCTCTTCCCCACCTATATCAGGTAGATCAACAGTTACTGTCATATCTTCCCGAGGCTGACCTTCT
Above is a window of Candidatus Neomarinimicrobiota bacterium DNA encoding:
- a CDS encoding sugar phosphate nucleotidyltransferase, whose product is MDRNMVILAAGISSRMKRTATGEVSLSRKLVREASMRPKAMISVGEGGRPFLDYLLFNASEARYKDVVLVLNERDEVTEPYYFGRDVWGLKLSFARQTIPEGRFKPLGTADAVLQGLRSRGDWNRQKFTICNSDNLYSSASLEALLKDDHHNAMIDYDRDALGVEPERVNAFAVIWKDREGFLTDIVEKPNAEEVEKARDSAGRVGVSMNIFRLDQDAILPELEACPLHPERQEKELPTAIKMMIAKHPRAVYTIPMAEEVPDLTSRGDISKVQRFLERMVIE
- a CDS encoding galactokinase family protein yields the protein MIVSSPGRICLFGEHQDYLGLPVIAASISLRVTIEGQPREDMTVTVDLPDIGGEETFSMEGDLTYTKEADYFKSGINTMRKDGFTFSNGCDCVVKGNIPVQSGTSSSSAMVVSWINYLSAMSDQAEELEPRVLADLAYRAEVQEFDEAGGLMDHYTSAVGGVVYIASEPEMVVEKLSCRLGSFVLGDSLEKKDTQAVLSRSKERVMDLVFKIQSKNRDFSLHTATSHEVAEIENLSEEEMTLLTETLLNRDITSEGLDLLNEDIDEIRLGDLLNRQHAILRDTLGVSTEKIETMLEVAMGAGAHGGKINGSGGGGCMFAYAPDSAEEVAAAIEQAGGKAYIVHVDKGSVKDG